The stretch of DNA GATTAActgcttgcctgcctgccttaGGTGCTATCCCCTGAGGGGATAGTGATGGCAGTGCAGGTCCTGTGACATCCAGTGGGGAGCCCGGGAGCCTGAAgagccagggcagggcggggaaGGGTGTTTTGGGAAGGCGGGCAGAGGAAGGAGAACGTAGGAGAGAATTCCAGGCTGGCTGTCGAGATGAGCATGAGCAAAGGTGTGTGGATGGGCGGTGGAGAAATCGGCCTGGTTAGAGCAATGGGGTAGGAGTGAGGGgcgagggaggggaaggagagaggggccaGGAGATAAAGGCCGGGGCTTCAAAGACCAGGCGAGGGGTCAGTGCAGACGGGCATCAAggcccagccagggaccaggTCAGGGCTCAGTGTGTGACCCAGATGGAGGCTCAGTCTCAGACCATGATTAGGGGCAGTGTAGAAAAAGCATCAGGATCTACCGTCCAGCCGAGTCAACCCGCTTGTGGCTTCTCGCTGAGAGGTATCTTGATTTTACCCTTTAGCTAACAGCTCTTCAATGTACAATTGAGGAGAGACATAAATCTCTCCTCAACATATTACCTCCCCTTTGTCCCCACTCCTGTCTCTCACCAGAACCACCTCAACAACCTCCTAACTCCTGGCCCCATCcagaccctgcctcccaccccgtGGTTCCCTCAAGGACAGCTCTGTTCTGGCTGCCCCTGCTCCCATAGCCAGCCAGAAGGTCACTGTCCCCTTGTAGCTGGGTACAACTTGGAGCAGACAGAGGGCAGGTTGGCTGAAAGAACATAGGAAGCCTCATCTCCCAGCCCCCAGGTGCCCATTGGCATCTCTGCAGCAGCACTGTGTCCCCGCCCCTTTGGAGCACTGATACACGAGAACCGGCTGCCCGTGCCGATTGTTCTTGGGACACAGGGACTTCCCTTGCATTGCAGTGTGGGGAGAGTCTGTTCTTGCCCAGTCAGTACCTTGGGCCCCTAGCCATGCTCCTGAGGAGTCCCATctccacccacaacccagggctgGCTGGAGCAGCACcctcagggagggcaggagcATTTCTTGTTTGGTTGAGCCTTCTTAGGTTAAACGATCTCTTTTCCAAACCCGTTGAAGgtccctgctctcccctcccctccgctgGGCTGGAGCTGCTCTTTGATAGAGTGACACAGTGTCAGCCAGGCCACGTTTGGATGCCTGCCACATAATGGCTCGGCCATCCTGGCTTCAGCCTGCAGTCCTTATAACCCTCTGTGGCCCAGTTCTGCCACCGCTGCCAGGATGTTACCAGCGGTGGGAGAGAGCTCCTTCCCAAGTCAGTGAGGATCCTCTGTCTGTAGTGTATCACAGACAGGGCCGATGAGGAGACTCCATTGACTTCCTGGTCAGCTCTTGCAACCGGGCTTTGGACAGTCCTTGTTGTCCCCGGCCATCTCCATAGCATTGAACGCGGTGAAGACTAGTCACTCTGATGgagcttctcccccaccccagctgctggcAGTCAGACTGTTGTTTGGGGCACAATGTGACCCGAGCTCAAGGAGCCAAATTGGTCCAGGTGGGCCCATGGGGTCAGTGCCAGCTTTGGTCACCAGCAGGGCTGAGGCCGGGTGGTGCCAGCCAAGGCAGTGGGGCTGGCCAGCCAGGAAGTGACGGCCTGTCCTCTGTCCCGGACTCAGTACAAGCAGGTGGAGCAGTACATGTCCTTCCACAAGCTCCCGCCCGACACGCGGCAGCGCATCCACGACTACTACGAGCACCGCTACCAGGGCAAGATGTTCGACGAGGACAGCATCCTGGGCGAGCTCAGCGAGCCGCTGCGGGAGGTGAGCCGGGcggctggcagggagggggccaggcctttctgcctggggctcccctcatcttctccctctttcccactcCCCTCTGTCTGGGGAACAGGAAATCATCAACTTTAACTGCCGGAAACTGGTGGCCTCCATGCCACTGTTCGCCAATGCAGACCCCAACTTCGTGACATCCATGCTGACCAAGCTGCGCTTCGAGGTCTTCCAGCCGGGCGACTACATCATCCGCGAAGGCACCATCGGCAAGAAGATGTACTTCATCCAGCACGGCGTGGTCAGCGTGCTCACCAAGGGCAACAAGGAGACCAAGTTGGCAGATGGCTCCTACTTTGGAGGTGAGGCGGCCACGGGaccctgggagcccaggggagtgggctggggagaCCCCCAGGTTGATATTTCAGGCCACTGCCTGGAGGTGCGTGTCTCTGAGTCCAGCAGACAGCTGCAGTCCCAGAGATGGGAAAGACAGCCCACTACACATTCGGTGGTGGGCGAATTGGCCTGGGGTGGAGGGCTCGTGAATGTATCTGCCAAGCGTCTGTACCAGGCAGTGGGGACCCAGGTGAGGGTAGGGTGCGAGCCCTTGGGAGGCCACCCTGATTCCTGCTGTCCTGGCAGAGATCTGCCTGCTAACGCGGGGCCGGCGCACCGCCAGCGTGAGGGCTGACACCTACTGCCGCCTGTATTCGCTGAGCGTGGACAACTTCAACGAGGTGCTGGAGGAGTACCCCATGATGCGGCGGGCCTTCGAGACAGTGGCGCTGGACCGCCTGGACCGCATCGGTGAGGTGACCGGGCGAGCGGGCGGGAGAGAGGCAGTGGGCTCCCCCTCTCCTGCTCTGGCCTGAGCCCCTGCTCCCCTTCTGTGGCCCAGGCAAGAAGAACTCCATCCTCCTCCACAAAGTCCAGCATGACCTCAACTCAGGTGTCTTCAACTACCAGGAGAATGAGATCATCCAGCAGATCGTGCAGCACGACCGCGAGATGGCTCACTGTGCGCACCGCGTGCAGGCTGCGGCCTCCGCCACGCCCACCCCCACGCCCGTCATCTGGACCCCGCTGATCCAGGCGCCTCTGCAGGCTGCCGCTGCCACCACGTCCGTGGCCATAGCCCTCACTCACCACCCACGCCTGCCTGCTGCCATCTTccgcccgcccccggggcccggcCTCGGCAGCCTCGGGGCGGGGCAGACACCCAGGCATCTGAAGCGGCTGCAGTCTTTGATCCCTTCTGCACTGGGCTCCGCCTCACCCACCAGCAGCCCGTCCCAGGTGGGCACGccgtcttcctcttccttccacatCCAACAGCTGGCCGGATTCTCTGCCCCTGCTGGACTGAGCCCCCTCCTGCCTTCATCCAGCTCTTCTCCACCAGCAGGGGGCGGTGgctcctctcctgctcccacgCCCTCCGCCAACACAGCCGCCACCACTACAGCCGGATTTGGCCACTTCCATAAAGCACTGGGTGGTTCCCTCTCCTCATCGGACTCACCCCTGCTCACCCCACTGCAGCCGGGTGCCCACTCCCCACAGGCTAACCAgccaccacccccactgccagGGGCACGGGGAGGCCTGGGACTCCTGGAGCActtcctgccacccccaccctcatccAGGTCCCCATCATCTAGCCCAGGGCAGCTGGGCCAGCCTCCTGGGGAGCTGTCTCCAGGTCTGGCTGCTGGCCCACTGAGTACACCAGAGACACCTCCACGGCAGCCTGAGCTGCCATCACTGGCGGGGGCCTCTGGGGGGGCTTCTCCTATAGCCTTTACCCCCCGAGGAGGTCTCAGCCCCCctggccacagcccaggcccccCAAGAACTTTCCCAAGTGCTCCACCCCGGGCCTCTGGCTCCCATGGTTCCTTGCTCTTGCCACCTGTATCCAGCCCTCCACCGCCCCAGGTTCCCCAGCGCCGGGGCACGCCGCCCCTCACCCCAGGCCGCCTCACCCAGGACCTCAAGCTCATCTCAGCCTCTCAGCCGGCCCTGCCCCAGGACGGGGCGCAGACTCTCCGCAGAGCCTCCCCACACTCTTCTGGGGAGTCTGTGGCTGCCTTCCCACTCTTCCCCAGAGCTGGGGTTTGCAGTGGGAGCAGCAGCGGCCTCAGCATCCCCGGGAGGCCCTTTGGTGCCACCCCTGGCCAGCATGTCACTCTGCCTCGGAAGACATCCTCAGGTTCTTTGCCACCCCCTCTTTCTTTGTTTGGGGCAAGAGCCGCCTCTTCTGGGGGGCCCCCTCCGACCGCTGCTGCCCAGAGGGAACCTGGGGCCAGGTCCGAGCCAGTGCGATCCAAACTGCCATCCAACCTGTAacctgggcccctccctctcctctctctcctcttccttcaggTTTAACTGTGATTTAGGAGATATaccaataacaataataatcatcattttaaaaaactcacaccagaaaaacaaaagacagcagAAAATAACCAGGTATTCTTAGAGCTATAGATTTTTGGTCACTTGCTTTTATAGACTATTTTAATACTTAGCActagagggagggggtggagcaggAAAGGCCCAAATGCAGAAGCCAGAGGAAGGCTGGGGGAGTGGCTGGAGCTTGGCAGAGGTGGGGGCGACCCTGTTTGGGGTTCCTAGAGCAGATCTgtcattgtatttgttttaggGCACCAGCCACCACCAGCCCCTTAGCTGTGAACTTGGTGCCTCTCTTTGCTTGGGGTCGTCTTGTTCCCTGGAAAAGGGGCTGTCCTGGGGTGCGTTCCTGGGGAGCCTCGGTCACCTGAGTCTTTGGAACACAATGGGGCCAGGGTCCTGAGAATCTTGCATTTTTTTACTGCAAACTTAGCaagatatgtatatgtatatgtatgtaatatgtgtatatgtataagcTATGTAGCGCTCTATAGAGCCATGTAGATAGccgcacacatgtgtgcacacatgtgtgcagtCTAGTTTAATCCCATGTTGCCAGGACACCCAGGTCACCTTACATCTGCAGCCCACCGCCCTCCGTGGCCTACAGGCTGAGCACTGCAGGGTCCGAGGGAGGCATTCTTTCCAGTCCTCAGGGAAGATGACTCTGAGACCTCTCAGTGGGCCCCCCATCTCCCCGTGTCTGGTCTCATATCCAGTCCTAGCCTGACCTCACCGCCCCGGAAGTGGAGGACTCAGCTGTGCTTCTCCTGCAGGTCCTCAAGGACatcctgtcccctctgtccccccgTTTCCCCACCTGTGTGGTGGGAGGCAAGGGGGCTTCTGCTCGAGTCCGCTCTGCGCCAGGCGCCAGCTCAGCCCTTGCCACACACGCACCACTTCAGTCTCACAAAACCCATGAGGCAGGCCCTTCGATTCTCCCcagttcacagatgaggaaatttgAGGTTGGGTAATTTTTCCAGAATCATGTAACtagaagtggcagagctgggaccgaTCTGAGATTCGAATTCATGCTTGCCTAAGGCCGACACTTAGATTCTTTCCATTAAGAACTTTTGAGAGGGGCTGTTAAGCAGTCTTCAAGCATGGTGTAGAGGGAAGAGACCACATTTTGGAGGCAACCAGACCTGGTTCGAATCCCTGCCCTGccttagctgtgtgatcttgagcaagttacaTGACCTTTCTGAGTCTGTTACCTCATATGGGGACGCCTCACAAGGATGTGTGAGGACCAGATGAGAAAAGTGGTGTGTGTGAAACACCCAGCCCAGAAACTGGCACATatcatagtaggtgctcaataagtcatgtttcttcttcttcctcatgtTCCTATCCTATTGCTCCAGCAACCTATGGTGAGAGCCCGGGGAGCTTTGGCTGAGGGTTCCAGGACTCATGGTCTCAGGACACAGGAGGTGGCTTGGCTTCCCAAGGGGACTAAGGGAGGTGTGTGGCCATTGGTGGGCTTGAGCCAGGACTTGAGatctgggaagagagagggagggaagggagaattaggaagggggcggggtggggtgctCAATGAGGCACAGGAAGGTAGATGTGGAGTTGGGGGGCTCTGGGAGGATATCTTGAAGCCATGTGGTCAGAGGGAAGGCCTTGGGTGACAGGTTAAGGGGACGGCCCTGTTGTCCAGGCACCTAGGAGCCAGAAGTAGGCCAGAGTGGGCATCAGTGGGAAAGCAGTTCCTTAGGCACGATCCCCTTCCTCAACAAGATCCTGCTGGAGCCCAGGTCAGTGGTCTGCCCCttcctgtggggagggggcaggactgGCTACCAAGCCCTGAATAAGGAGGAGggctgacccccccaccccaccgtgcCCATCTGGAGTTCTCCAGGCTCCCAGCCAGAATGTGGGCGAGaccaggctctgccctgggaTGCGGGACAGGCTGGTTTCTCTGGTGATGGACCACAGGGAGAGACGAGGAGCTGCCTGGCTATGGTTGTTACTGGGCAGGAGGAGCCCCCTTGGGCCCAAGGAGTTCTCAGAGCTGGAAGAATTTAAACGGACACCTCACTCTGAGTTCTgcacacacccctgccccccgAGGGAGGCTTACTTAATGTAAACCCATGGCCTAGTCCTGCAGGCAGCAGGGTGTGCGGTAGGGAAGGGACCGGCGCAAGGGCAGAGGGTCCGGGAGCCTGCACAGCGAGCACACCCCCTGCTGTCAGGGCCTGGTCTCGTCACCTGCACACACATTTTATACAAGCTCAGGCCCAGCCCAGCCACTGGAGACGTGGCCCTCATGTCCTCGGTCCCCCACAAGCAATTTTCAAATCTTccacttttaaaacagaaagcgGTAACCATGCcgtattgtatattttatttaaataaaaaaaattccagcagATGCTGCCTTCTTTTAGGGGCCAGGGACTGAGGGGCGGTAGAGTTAACGGGAGCATTGGCGGGTCCAGAGCAAGGCTGTTTCTGAGTGGCTGACAGTGTGTGTCCTTTGTCAGTGGAGGGGGGAGCCCCTGACTCggctcccaccccacctgccagCTGCCAGGGCTCCCTCCAAAGGCCCCGGGACTCCTTGATGTTCCCTGGTGGAAGAGGAGGGTAGGGATGCACAGGTGGACTCCAGTCAGATACTGGACAGGGAGACGCCGTCTTAGCCTGATCAGAAGCTGGAGGGTGGCTGGGGAGCAAAGGTGGCCAAGATGGGGGGTTTCAGGACCAGGATATTGGGTTGCCTTTCAGAGTGGCCAAGGGTGAGCCCCAGCCTTTGAGCTTCTGTGTGGGTTGGGGAGCCTGAGGGTGCACTTGGGATCCAGGGCCTTGTCCTTAGGAGGCCTGGTGCCCACTGCCCGCCAAGGTTAGGGGATGTCAGGCCTGGCCCTCAGACCCCTTGCAATGCCCTGAGACGGCAGTCTCTGCCACCCCTGGCTGCAGAAAATCCCTGCAGGCCCTGGGACCTTGCCAGGTAGAGGAGGGGCAACGATCTGTGGCTGGAAAAGCCCAGTGCCTGACGCTCCTGGCAGCACAGGGAGTGCCGTGCTGATTACCTGCCTTGCGTGCCAGAGGGGAAAGTcctcagaaagggaagggaaccCCGTCCCCATCACTGATTGCTGTGTGGATGCTGTTTCCATGGTAACTGACCTGGGAGTCCTGTTGCCAAGGAGGCAGTTCCACAGGCCCAGCATCCCCATGACAACTGCCCCCTGTGGCCCAGGCGGTGGTGCTTCCTGAGCACCACAGGGAAGGCAAGGGCTGGGCACAAGCCTGGCCTTCGGGTATATGGGGAGAACCTTGCAGACAGACAGCAACCAtgctgagcacaggctgggagggaTTTCTGCGGGTCCAGCCCAACCTGAGGGGTGGATCTGGACTGGTGCCCGAAAACACCCTCATCCACTACTGCATGTACCTCCTCACCCCCTGCTGGATCCGCCCCAGGTGCCTACACAGGGCCAGGCTTCTGGGGTTGGGAAGTGGGGCAGGATGACACCAGTACCTGCTGTGTGCTCTCTCCTGATATTTCCCTCTAGCCTCACGATAATCCTGATGAGGTAAGAATTACCCTCAAATCCAGTGAGCCAAAGGgctctgaagctcagagaaggtgAGGACTCTGCCACAGACCAGTCAGCGAGAATGGGAAGGAGCCGGATGCCCAGGTTTCTGCAGCCCAGGTCCTGGAGCCGACCCTGGCTCTCCACACGGGCGGCCCCAAGGGCTGGGCAGCAGGAGCAGCCTGTCCGGTGCAGGCGAGAAAGGGTGTGTTGTCTGTAGAGAGTTTAAAAACTAGAATTAAAGTGACTAAATGTCGGGTGGCTTTCTAAAATACTCCGCCCAGCACACAGCATCCCAGCGCCTCAAAGCCTCCTTGCCCTGTGCTTCAGCCCAGGGACGCCTGCTGAGCTCAGTGGCCAGCGTCCTGGGGAACCCTTCCCTCTGGTATAATGGGGCTAAACCAGACTGggaattttaaatgaacattCTAAAAGTTTAATAAAACGCCCCCTTGACTTCGTGTCTCTTCCCAGCGGCTGTTCCTTGTCTTCTCAGCCGAACTCCTGAGTGTTGTCTCCCCTCCCGACCTCACGGCCCTCCCGAGTCCCTGCCCGTCTCTCAGTggggcccctgccccctctctgtgAAAGGGCTCTGGACAGGTCCTCGAAGGCCTCCTTGTCCCGGGCCCTCACAGCAGTGTTCGACCCTGCTGCCCAGGCCCGCCCCAGCTCTCAGGACGCCCCCCGTTCCTCGCTGCCACCATTCCGTTCAGCCGCAGCTTGAAGGGCTCTTCCTTCTCCCGAAGGCCAGCGCTCCTGGGCCTGCAACCTCGGCCCCATCTTCTCACTGTGCACGCACTTTCTGGAAACTGCACCCGTGCCCCTGGCTTCCCTGGCCTGGAGAAAGCCTCTCAGCTTCCCCTTTAATTCTGGCCCCACATCCTCTGAGCTGCAGCCTGGGTGCCTGCTGCTGCCGTTTCGTGGCTCCTTGCCCTTTTCTGATCCACCATCgcccttttattctttattgagtTGGCCGCTTCCAACGCACTGCAGAGCATGGCTTCCgcagccccaccctgggctggCTCCAGCCCAGGCACATGCATGGGGCCTGTCTCCTTCACCCAGGGGCTCGACAACAACACAAGTCAGCTCCTTGCTGATTTTGCTtcttcaagtttctttcttttgaggGTGGGATATTTCATACATGCAGGAGAAAATATAAGTaagcacataaaaatacataGTGCTTCTTAATGATGGAAATACATTCTGATACACCCACTGTAAATTGAAAATATGGTCAGTGGAAAATGTGTTTAATCTACCGAACCTACCAAATACCGTAGCTTCTTAGTCTAGCTTGCCTTAAACGGCTCAGGACACTTTCATTAGCTGCCCTTGGCGCCCAGCATCAAGGTCAACATTGTGCTGCACTCACTAGCTGAGGAAAGATTGAAATTCAAAATCTGAAGCACGGTTTCTACTGAATATATATCACTTTTGCACCATTGTAAATTGAAAAATCAGAAGCCAAACCATTGTAAGTAGCAAACCATCTGTACATAACTAAGATAATAAAACATGGTAAACAATCATGTACCAGTccttcagtttaaaaaaacaggACATAAGGAatacctttaaatatttataccagTCCTCAAATGTATCACTTTCCTTCTCTGCAAGGAAAACCATTCatctgaactttatttttattttaaaattaaagttgacattcaatattatcttatattagtttcaggtgtatagcatagtgcttagacatttatataatttaagtaCCTACAATAATTCCAGTGCCCGCtagcaccatacacagttattacaatattattgactatattccccatgctgtgctttacatcctgtgactgttctgtaactaccattttgtacttcttcatcccttctcctctttcaccCATCACCCCAATCCCCCTTCCAtttggtaaccatcaaaatgttctctgtatttatgagtctgtttgctttgtttgttaatttatttttttctttgaatcccatacataagtgaaatcgtatggtatttgtctttctctgactgacttatttcactgagtataacaccctctaggtccacccatcttgtcacaaatggtaagatattattctttttatgactgagtaatagtctactgtatgtatgtaccacaacTTTATCCAGtagtctattgatgggcacttaggttgctttcatatcttagatactgtaaatgatgctgcagtgaacatacagaagcatatatcttttcaaattagtgttttggatttcttctgataaatatccagaaaaggAATGGATTGCAACATAAAAGTTTCATTAacaattttttgaggaccctccatactgttttccacagtggctgcaccaatttgagTAGTActaatagtgcacaagggttccctttctccacctgttgtttgttgattggttgatgatagccattctggcaggtgtgaagttagtgatgttgagcatcttttcatatgtctgttggccatctgtatgtcctctttggagaaatgtctattcaagtacCCTGCCTATttataattggattatttgttttgttttggtgctAAGTTGTATGAATTGtctataaattttgtatattaaccccttattagatgcatcattggtgaatatcttctcccatttagtaggttgtcctgttgtttgttgatggtttcctttgttatGCAAAACTTTTTAGACTGATATACTTTCTTtcgtttattttttcttttatttcccttgcctaaggagatatgtcagaaaaaatataagagcaatgtcaaagagattactgcctatgttttcttctagttttgtggtttcagatcttatatttaagtccttaatacatttagagtttattcttgtgtgtggtgtaagaatatgatctattttcattttttgcacatatctgtccaattttcccagcgctattattgaatagactgtctttaccccattgtatgcttttgcctcctctgtcatatattaattgaccatataggtgtggacttatttctggtttttctattctggtccattgatctacatgtctgtttttaatgccagtaccatactgctTTGATTATTATAGTCTTGTAGTGTAACTTGCTATTAGGTAGTGTGATAACcccaactttgttcctctttcttgagactgctgtggctattcagggtcttctgtggttccatgtgcattttaggattatttgttctagttctgtgaagaacacctttggtattttgatagggattgagttgaatctatagactgTTTTCggtgtatggacattttaatgttgttatttttttcctgtccatgacCATGGCATATGCTCCCATTTATtcatatcttcttcagtttctttcttcagggtcATGTAGTTTTTCATGTACAGgtcattttttttgcttaattttttattttgcaattacagtTGACTTATAATATATTAGATCCAGGTGCACAACCCATTGACAGGACATTCATATAACATACAAAGTGATTATttcaataaatctagtacccaccagGCAtcgtacatagttattacatggtattgactattttccctatGCTATAtttatccccatgactatttttaactACTAGTTTGTGCTTattactcccttcacctttttactcAGCCACCAAATTCCCCTCCCTCTGAcaactataaaaatgttcaatgtagctatgactctgtttctgcttgttgttgtttttgttgttcattaactttgttctttagattccacatgtaagtaaaatcatatggcatttgtgtttctctgtctgacttacttcact from Phyllostomus discolor isolate MPI-MPIP mPhyDis1 chromosome 1, mPhyDis1.pri.v3, whole genome shotgun sequence encodes:
- the HCN4 gene encoding potassium/sodium hyperpolarization-activated cyclic nucleotide-gated channel 4, encoding MDKLPPSMRKRLYSLPQQVGAKAWIMDEEEDAEEEGAGGRQDPSRRSIRLRPLPSPSPSAAAGSTESRGAALGAADGEGPARGAGKSSTNGDCRRFRGSLASLGSRGGSGAGGGSSHGHLHDSAEERRLIAEGDASPGEDRTPPGLAGQPERPCPSAQPAASPPLLQQSPQSASASCEQPSVDTAIKVEGGAAAGDQILPEAEVRLGQAGFMQRQFGAMLQPGVNKFSLRMFGSQKAVEREQERVKSAGFWIIHPYSDFRFYWDLTMLLLMVGNLIIIPVGITFFKDENTTPWIVFNVVSDTFFLIDLVLNFRTGIVVEDNTEIILDPQRIKMKYLKSWFVVDFISSIPVDYIFLIVETRIDSEVYKTARALRIVRFTKILSLLRLLRLSRLIRYIHQWEEIFHMTYDLASAVVRIVNLIGMMLLLCHWDGCLQFLVPMLQDFPDDCWVSINNMVNNSWGKQYSYALFKAMSHMLCIGYGRQAPVGMSDVWLTMLSMIVGATCYAMFIGHATALIQSLDSSRRQYQEKYKQVEQYMSFHKLPPDTRQRIHDYYEHRYQGKMFDEDSILGELSEPLREEIINFNCRKLVASMPLFANADPNFVTSMLTKLRFEVFQPGDYIIREGTIGKKMYFIQHGVVSVLTKGNKETKLADGSYFGEICLLTRGRRTASVRADTYCRLYSLSVDNFNEVLEEYPMMRRAFETVALDRLDRIGKKNSILLHKVQHDLNSGVFNYQENEIIQQIVQHDREMAHCAHRVQAAASATPTPTPVIWTPLIQAPLQAAAATTSVAIALTHHPRLPAAIFRPPPGPGLGSLGAGQTPRHLKRLQSLIPSALGSASPTSSPSQVGTPSSSSFHIQQLAGFSAPAGLSPLLPSSSSSPPAGGGGSSPAPTPSANTAATTTAGFGHFHKALGGSLSSSDSPLLTPLQPGAHSPQANQPPPPLPGARGGLGLLEHFLPPPPSSRSPSSSPGQLGQPPGELSPGLAAGPLSTPETPPRQPELPSLAGASGGASPIAFTPRGGLSPPGHSPGPPRTFPSAPPRASGSHGSLLLPPVSSPPPPQVPQRRGTPPLTPGRLTQDLKLISASQPALPQDGAQTLRRASPHSSGESVAAFPLFPRAGVCSGSSSGLSIPGRPFGATPGQHVTLPRKTSSGSLPPPLSLFGARAASSGGPPPTAAAQREPGARSEPVRSKLPSNL